One window of Sinorhizobium fredii NGR234 genomic DNA carries:
- a CDS encoding DUF523 domain-containing protein encodes MTAKILVSACLMGHAVRYDGAAKPLCHPALERWRAEGRLVTLCPEMSAGMPVPRPPAEIEAGKTGASILSGSGRVLEKTGSDVTEAFRHGAENALALARATNCRFALLIDGSPSCGSSLVYDGSFNGERVRGEGVTAALLRRNGIEVFSDREVDMLVERLARDDEAAP; translated from the coding sequence ATGACCGCCAAGATCCTCGTCAGCGCCTGTCTCATGGGCCATGCGGTGCGTTACGATGGCGCCGCGAAACCGCTCTGCCATCCGGCGTTGGAACGTTGGCGCGCGGAAGGGCGGCTCGTGACCCTCTGTCCCGAAATGTCGGCGGGCATGCCGGTTCCGCGGCCGCCGGCGGAGATCGAGGCAGGCAAGACCGGCGCGAGCATCCTTTCCGGCTCCGGCCGCGTCCTCGAAAAGACCGGCAGCGATGTGACGGAGGCATTTCGCCATGGCGCGGAGAACGCGCTTGCTCTCGCACGCGCGACGAACTGTCGTTTCGCGCTGCTGATTGACGGCAGCCCGTCCTGCGGCTCCAGCCTTGTCTATGACGGCAGCTTCAACGGCGAACGCGTTCGGGGCGAGGGTGTCACCGCAGCGCTCCTTCGCCGGAACGGCATCGAGGTCTTTTCCGACCGCGAGGTCGATATGCTGGTAGAGAGGCTTGCCCGCGACGACGAGGCTGCCCCATAA
- a CDS encoding plant virulence effector HPE1-like domain-containing protein has product MRSLLITAALTLAAGTATASSVEDVASGQAVNASVATISCAECPPLQPKKKASYVVPELAPGTAKLEVKEINGEMKSVRTEAWLGGSPVVFVNKASEEAIKAAAIKADPASAGAAEASVAAVADIDQTAKTAAVGIVSHAEPVSASMAGSGSQEFDPSGFELRLD; this is encoded by the coding sequence ATGCGTTCCCTGCTGATCACCGCCGCCCTGACGCTTGCCGCCGGCACCGCCACAGCGTCGTCGGTCGAGGACGTAGCGTCCGGACAGGCCGTCAATGCCAGCGTCGCGACGATTTCCTGCGCAGAGTGCCCGCCGCTGCAGCCCAAGAAGAAGGCCTCCTATGTGGTGCCCGAGTTGGCGCCCGGCACCGCCAAGCTCGAAGTCAAGGAGATCAATGGCGAAATGAAGTCGGTGCGCACCGAAGCGTGGCTCGGAGGATCGCCGGTGGTCTTCGTCAACAAGGCTTCCGAGGAAGCGATCAAGGCAGCCGCGATCAAGGCGGATCCAGCGTCGGCGGGTGCCGCTGAAGCCTCGGTCGCCGCGGTTGCGGATATCGACCAGACGGCAAAGACTGCGGCTGTCGGGATTGTGTCGCATGCCGAACCGGTGAGCGCCTCTATGGCAGGCAGCGGTTCACAGGAATTTGATCCGTCGGGCTTCGAACTTCGTCTGGATTAG
- the purD gene encoding phosphoribosylamine--glycine ligase, which translates to MKVLLIGSGGREHALAWKIAQSPQLTALYAAPGNPGIAEEATIVALDIDDHAAVVDFCRRESIDFVVVGPEAPLVAGLADALRAAGIATFGPSAAAAQLEGSKGFTKDLCAKYAIPTGAYKRFTEAEPAKAYIREQGAPIVIKADGLAAGKGVTVAMTLDEALAAVDECFSGVFGAAGAEVVVEAYLDGEEASFFCLSDGKAVLPLASAQDHKRVGDGDTGPNTGGMGAYSPAPVMTAGMVERTMQEIIEPTVRGMAESGYPFTGVFFAGLMITAKGPELIEYNVRFGDPECQVLMMRMKSDLLPLLYAAATGTLDGKEIEWHDDAALTVVMASRGYPGSYEKNTPIAALPDASAATKVFHAGTAIKDGRLVATGGRVLNVTAMGSTVSDAKDAAYAGVNGVSWENGFYRRDIGWRAVAREKA; encoded by the coding sequence ATGAAGGTTCTTCTGATCGGATCGGGCGGGCGCGAGCACGCGCTTGCGTGGAAAATCGCGCAGTCGCCGCAGCTCACCGCGCTATACGCAGCACCAGGCAATCCCGGCATCGCCGAAGAGGCGACGATCGTCGCGCTCGATATCGATGACCACGCAGCCGTCGTCGACTTCTGCCGCCGGGAGTCGATCGATTTCGTGGTGGTCGGCCCCGAGGCGCCGCTCGTCGCCGGCCTCGCCGACGCGCTGCGGGCCGCCGGCATTGCCACCTTCGGCCCCTCTGCCGCGGCTGCCCAGCTCGAAGGCTCCAAAGGCTTCACCAAGGATCTTTGCGCCAAGTACGCAATCCCGACAGGTGCCTACAAGCGTTTCACCGAAGCCGAACCGGCGAAAGCCTATATCCGCGAACAGGGTGCGCCGATCGTCATCAAGGCGGACGGGCTCGCCGCCGGCAAGGGCGTCACGGTCGCGATGACCCTCGACGAGGCGCTTGCCGCCGTCGACGAGTGTTTCTCCGGCGTCTTTGGCGCCGCAGGGGCGGAAGTCGTCGTCGAAGCCTATCTCGATGGCGAGGAAGCAAGCTTTTTCTGCCTTTCGGACGGCAAAGCCGTGTTGCCGCTTGCCTCGGCCCAGGACCACAAGCGCGTCGGCGACGGCGACACGGGGCCGAACACCGGCGGGATGGGCGCCTATTCGCCGGCCCCGGTGATGACGGCCGGGATGGTCGAACGGACGATGCAGGAGATCATCGAGCCGACCGTGCGCGGCATGGCCGAAAGCGGGTATCCGTTTACCGGCGTGTTCTTCGCCGGACTGATGATCACCGCCAAAGGACCGGAACTCATCGAATACAATGTCCGCTTCGGCGACCCGGAATGCCAGGTCCTGATGATGCGCATGAAGAGCGACCTCTTGCCGCTGCTTTACGCGGCAGCGACGGGCACGCTCGACGGAAAAGAGATCGAATGGCACGACGACGCGGCGCTGACCGTCGTGATGGCCTCGCGCGGCTATCCGGGAAGCTATGAGAAGAACACGCCGATCGCCGCCCTGCCCGACGCATCGGCCGCCACCAAGGTGTTTCATGCCGGCACGGCGATCAAGGATGGTCGCCTCGTCGCCACCGGCGGCCGTGTGCTGAACGTCACGGCCATGGGATCGACCGTCAGCGACGCGAAGGATGCCGCCTACGCAGGCGTGAACGGCGTTTCCTGGGAGAACGGCTTCTACCGCCGCGACATCGGATGGCGTGCGGTCGCCCGCGAGAAGGCGTAA
- a CDS encoding putative bifunctional diguanylate cyclase/phosphodiesterase, which produces MTLSKRALFLIFPVVLLGYLLAALSVYFAQERSIQALEKAKLSQRLEHAGAVFQNEVQRSKSFLNALLNGNVLRQFVAETDERYRVTALGARLQESIKSLSEDPIAYISFAILNSKAEPEYYYENGWDPFAEIDEPQRDLARKLLAGKRLSDLTYLEPTGDRPRIVFSLFVDPVTFGRPMPSNKANALLMQIAVLPDRFLAMQAALKKEYGADIVLQPWPLAVTDRLSAGTPLGTQLYATIVVPDAYFEAEVLRRKVLLACGALAMSLISIFLIVLLIRRFITGPIASLDADVTAVMNGERDDIRDMDEAGEIGRLTHNIRELHGQSAHSLRLVQQNSWTDTLTGINNRGRFNALAAGVVEEAVASGEKCSLLFIDIDNFKFVNDKHGHDVGDDLLKTLAVRIGQTVEAITRRRQLEPAILARLSGDEFAVLVRSNPGEGTIREISNAILALFDGGFEVSGKSYPVTASIGVAICPDDATNIAELISNADAAMYQAKSGGRNRSSRFSRALHDKRTRLRQIQEELRGLDPDEQFRLVYMPIVNVRGQVTGCEALLRWHSPILGAVTPDEFVPIAESSGLFTKIDWWVINKAMSDCGQLKALFGQDTVLAINISSAELHSHALGDYLSDCAARHQLEPQSIDIELTETFAVKISDQLRQNIDELRHKGFRLSIDDFGAGYTSIQQIIDYAADTIKLDRALVTNLTASHSLSVLKAVVALCHAKDMAVIGEGVDTPEKLAMLTAAGCDRFQGYLISKPLSLDDLAIWALTRTAQHVKDRPADERSVSARRSSSREARR; this is translated from the coding sequence GTGACACTCAGCAAGCGCGCCCTCTTCCTTATCTTTCCAGTAGTGCTTCTAGGCTACCTTCTCGCAGCGCTCTCGGTCTATTTCGCCCAGGAGCGCTCCATTCAGGCGCTGGAGAAGGCCAAGCTTTCCCAACGGCTGGAGCATGCGGGCGCGGTTTTCCAGAACGAGGTCCAGCGCAGCAAGAGTTTTCTCAACGCCCTGCTGAACGGCAACGTTCTGCGCCAATTCGTCGCCGAGACCGACGAGCGCTACCGTGTGACCGCGCTCGGCGCGCGCCTGCAGGAGAGCATAAAATCGCTATCCGAAGATCCGATAGCCTACATCTCATTTGCCATCCTCAACTCGAAAGCAGAGCCCGAGTACTATTACGAGAACGGTTGGGATCCCTTCGCCGAGATCGACGAACCGCAACGCGATCTTGCGAGAAAGTTGCTCGCCGGCAAGCGGCTGAGCGACTTGACCTATCTTGAGCCCACCGGCGACCGGCCGCGAATCGTCTTTTCCCTTTTCGTCGATCCGGTCACCTTTGGCCGTCCCATGCCGAGCAACAAGGCCAATGCGTTGCTGATGCAGATTGCCGTTCTGCCGGACCGGTTCCTTGCAATGCAGGCAGCCTTGAAGAAGGAATATGGCGCCGACATCGTTCTGCAACCATGGCCGCTTGCCGTCACCGACAGGCTTTCGGCAGGCACGCCGCTCGGGACGCAGCTCTACGCCACGATCGTCGTCCCCGACGCCTATTTCGAGGCTGAGGTATTGCGCCGAAAGGTGCTGCTTGCCTGCGGCGCCCTCGCCATGAGCCTGATCTCGATCTTCCTGATCGTGCTATTGATCAGGCGCTTCATCACGGGACCGATCGCCAGTCTCGACGCCGACGTCACGGCCGTGATGAACGGCGAGCGTGACGACATCAGGGACATGGACGAAGCGGGCGAGATCGGCCGCCTCACCCACAATATCCGCGAGCTTCATGGCCAATCCGCCCATTCCCTGCGGCTCGTGCAGCAGAACTCGTGGACCGACACGCTCACCGGCATCAACAACCGCGGACGTTTCAACGCGCTTGCGGCCGGCGTCGTCGAAGAAGCCGTCGCTTCCGGCGAGAAGTGCAGCCTGCTGTTCATCGACATCGACAATTTCAAATTCGTCAACGACAAGCACGGACACGATGTCGGCGACGACCTGCTCAAGACGCTTGCGGTCAGAATTGGCCAGACGGTCGAGGCCATCACCCGGAGGAGGCAGCTGGAGCCGGCCATCCTCGCCCGCCTTTCCGGCGACGAATTTGCGGTTCTGGTGCGCTCCAACCCGGGCGAAGGCACGATCCGGGAGATCTCCAACGCGATTCTCGCCCTGTTTGACGGCGGCTTCGAAGTGTCCGGCAAGAGCTATCCGGTGACGGCAAGCATCGGCGTGGCGATCTGCCCGGATGATGCCACCAATATCGCCGAACTGATCTCCAATGCAGATGCGGCCATGTACCAGGCGAAGTCCGGCGGCAGGAACCGCTCCTCCCGTTTCTCGCGGGCGCTCCACGACAAGCGTACCCGGCTGCGCCAGATCCAGGAGGAACTGCGCGGGCTCGATCCCGACGAACAATTCCGCCTGGTCTACATGCCGATCGTCAACGTGCGGGGCCAAGTCACCGGCTGCGAGGCGCTGTTGCGCTGGCATTCGCCGATTCTCGGCGCCGTTACGCCGGACGAATTCGTCCCGATCGCCGAAAGCTCCGGTCTTTTCACCAAGATCGACTGGTGGGTCATCAACAAGGCGATGTCCGACTGCGGTCAGTTGAAGGCACTCTTCGGGCAGGATACGGTTCTGGCGATCAACATCTCTTCAGCCGAGTTGCATTCGCACGCGCTCGGCGACTATCTGTCGGATTGCGCGGCCCGCCATCAGCTCGAACCGCAATCGATCGACATCGAACTCACCGAGACGTTCGCCGTCAAGATCAGCGACCAGCTCAGGCAGAACATCGACGAGCTGCGCCACAAGGGCTTCCGCCTGTCGATCGACGACTTCGGCGCCGGCTACACCTCGATCCAGCAGATCATCGACTACGCCGCCGATACCATCAAGCTGGACCGGGCGCTGGTCACCAACCTCACGGCCTCGCACTCCCTCTCCGTCCTCAAGGCGGTCGTCGCACTCTGCCATGCGAAGGACATGGCGGTGATCGGCGAAGGCGTCGATACGCCGGAAAAACTCGCCATGCTCACCGCAGCCGGCTGCGACCGCTTCCAGGGCTACCTGATCAGCAAGCCGCTCTCGCTCGACGACCTGGCGATCTGGGCACTCACTCGGACCGCGCAGCACGTCAAGGACCGTCCCGCCGACGAGCGCTCCGTCAGCGCCCGCCGGAGCTCGAGCCGGGAAGCGCGCCGGTGA
- a CDS encoding polyamine ABC transporter substrate-binding protein: MRRRAATSVFLATLLCAAASRAETLNLLIWEAYIDQGLIDRWTQKTGVSIHQINFDSDDARDEVLADPSNNIDLVVVDENGAHLFGKKGVLETLNEANLPALADYAPEWRDRCAGSGLPYFSGTVGILYRSDVIAEPPTSWQELMRPAASLKKHVAMFDDHTELFVPPLMLLGASINTSDTGTLKAAFDLLKAQAPAVLTYDYVITAIQDQTSGKEIHMALGYSGDQHVLNDKVSKPGLWRYSVPREGTLSWLDCVSVIAGSPRKQHALEFLDFIGSPESAAANALALTMPTTSSAALKLLPEAMRSDPEIYPPATTLAKSQYQQELSIQSVQARRRIISTLANFQ; this comes from the coding sequence ATGAGAAGGCGCGCGGCTACATCCGTCTTCCTGGCGACATTGCTTTGCGCGGCCGCAAGCCGTGCCGAAACGCTCAACCTGTTGATCTGGGAAGCCTATATCGACCAGGGCCTCATCGACCGCTGGACGCAGAAGACCGGCGTCTCGATCCATCAGATCAATTTCGACAGTGACGACGCACGCGACGAGGTTCTCGCCGATCCGAGCAACAACATCGATCTCGTCGTCGTCGACGAGAACGGCGCGCATCTTTTCGGCAAGAAAGGCGTTCTCGAGACCCTCAACGAAGCCAATTTGCCGGCGCTCGCAGACTACGCGCCAGAGTGGCGAGATCGCTGTGCCGGATCTGGACTTCCCTATTTCTCCGGAACGGTCGGCATTCTCTATCGCTCCGATGTCATCGCTGAGCCGCCGACATCCTGGCAGGAACTGATGCGCCCTGCGGCTTCGCTCAAGAAGCATGTCGCGATGTTCGACGACCACACCGAACTCTTCGTGCCGCCGCTGATGCTGCTCGGCGCGTCCATCAATACCAGCGATACCGGGACCCTGAAGGCCGCCTTCGATCTCCTGAAGGCACAAGCACCGGCCGTATTGACTTATGATTATGTGATCACCGCCATCCAGGACCAGACGTCCGGCAAAGAGATCCATATGGCGCTCGGCTACAGCGGCGATCAGCACGTCCTCAACGACAAGGTCAGCAAGCCGGGCCTGTGGCGATATTCGGTCCCCCGGGAAGGGACACTTTCCTGGCTCGACTGCGTTTCGGTTATCGCCGGTTCGCCGCGCAAGCAGCACGCCCTGGAGTTCCTCGATTTCATCGGTTCGCCGGAAAGCGCCGCTGCCAATGCCCTGGCCTTGACCATGCCGACCACGAGCAGCGCGGCGTTGAAGCTCCTGCCGGAGGCGATGCGATCCGACCCGGAGATCTATCCGCCGGCCACGACCCTGGCGAAAAGCCAGTACCAGCAGGAACTCTCAATCCAGTCGGTCCAAGCGCGCCGACGCATCATCAGCACATTGGCGAATTTTCAGTGA
- a CDS encoding MFS transporter produces the protein MSSVTAGSINPEKTAFSVILAVSFCHMLNDIMQSLLTALYPLLKANYALDFVQIGLLTFTFQVTASMLQPAVGIVTDRWALPYTLPVAMLSTCSGLLLLAHADHFWMLLIAASLIGVGSAIFHPESSRVARLASGGRHGLAQSLFQVGGNAGSALGPLLAAFIVLPFGQGSLGWFSIVAITGFFVLSWVSTWYVRHRRSTMSRAAPNRALPLPKARVLWTVAILVLLTATKNVYLASVSSYFTFFVIEKFGTSVQQAQLMLFLFLGSAAAGTFLGGPIGDRYGARFVIWLSILGVIPFALMLPYANLFWTGVLSVVIGLVFSSAFSAIVVFAQELVPGRVGLIAGVFFGFAFGFGGMGAAVLGVFADSHGIEFVYQICSYLPLLGIFTVFLPKIPSR, from the coding sequence ATGTCTTCGGTCACGGCGGGCAGCATCAACCCCGAAAAGACGGCCTTCTCGGTCATTCTTGCGGTCAGCTTCTGCCATATGCTGAACGACATCATGCAATCGCTGCTGACGGCGCTCTACCCGTTGCTCAAGGCGAACTACGCACTGGACTTCGTGCAGATCGGCCTCCTGACCTTTACCTTCCAGGTCACGGCCTCGATGCTGCAGCCGGCCGTCGGGATAGTCACCGACCGCTGGGCACTCCCCTACACCCTGCCCGTCGCCATGCTGTCGACCTGTTCGGGACTTCTCCTTCTCGCCCATGCCGATCACTTCTGGATGCTCCTGATTGCGGCAAGCCTGATCGGCGTCGGTTCGGCGATCTTCCATCCCGAATCGTCGCGTGTAGCGCGGCTTGCCTCGGGCGGCCGCCACGGGCTGGCGCAATCCCTGTTCCAGGTCGGCGGCAATGCCGGCAGTGCGCTCGGCCCGCTGCTTGCCGCCTTCATCGTCCTGCCCTTCGGCCAGGGGAGCCTCGGCTGGTTCTCGATCGTCGCCATCACCGGCTTTTTCGTCTTGTCCTGGGTGAGCACATGGTACGTGCGGCATCGCCGCTCGACCATGAGCCGCGCCGCGCCGAACCGGGCCCTGCCGCTGCCGAAGGCCCGCGTCCTTTGGACGGTCGCGATCCTCGTGCTGCTGACCGCGACGAAGAACGTCTATCTCGCCAGTGTCTCCAGCTATTTCACGTTCTTCGTCATCGAAAAGTTCGGCACCAGCGTGCAGCAGGCGCAACTGATGCTGTTTCTTTTCCTCGGATCCGCAGCGGCCGGAACCTTCCTCGGCGGGCCGATCGGCGACCGCTATGGCGCCCGTTTCGTCATCTGGCTGTCGATCCTCGGCGTCATCCCCTTCGCGCTGATGCTGCCCTATGCCAACCTGTTCTGGACGGGCGTGCTCAGCGTGGTGATCGGCCTCGTCTTTTCGTCGGCCTTCTCGGCGATCGTCGTCTTCGCCCAGGAACTCGTTCCCGGCCGCGTCGGCCTGATCGCCGGCGTCTTCTTCGGCTTTGCCTTCGGCTTCGGCGGCATGGGGGCCGCGGTGCTCGGCGTCTTCGCCGACAGCCACGGCATCGAATTCGTCTACCAAATCTGCTCCTATCTGCCGCTGCTCGGCATTTTCACCGTCTTCCTGCCGAAAATACCGTCCCGATAG
- a CDS encoding AraC family transcriptional regulator: MPKSDRHYLPDLPDADHFRNLEWIEKANAPLLAIGRDYGRGLIVPPHSHTRTQLWWARSGVVLVHTADGRWMIPPGHALLIPAGMEHSAEMVSDVRMHSIYIAAMSRAHRPLVLEITALAGSLIDELVRIENETSSERREQLITDLLLEEIPRLAERPLGLPFPQDRGLAGLCRKFLEAPSASANIDQWADNLGISRRSFTRFFRRETGISFVTWRQQACIFASLPRIADGEPITTVALDAGYENVAAFTTMFRRMLGAPPSLYLRGRDL; this comes from the coding sequence ATGCCGAAATCCGACCGACATTATTTGCCGGACCTACCGGATGCGGATCACTTCAGAAATCTGGAGTGGATCGAGAAGGCCAATGCACCCCTCCTGGCGATCGGCAGGGATTATGGCCGCGGGCTGATCGTCCCGCCGCACAGCCACACGCGAACGCAGCTCTGGTGGGCGCGCTCGGGCGTGGTTCTGGTGCACACCGCCGACGGGCGTTGGATGATCCCTCCCGGCCATGCCCTGCTTATTCCGGCCGGCATGGAGCACTCGGCCGAGATGGTCAGCGACGTCCGGATGCATTCGATCTACATCGCGGCGATGAGCCGGGCGCACCGGCCTCTCGTGCTGGAGATCACGGCGCTCGCCGGCAGCCTCATTGACGAACTGGTCCGTATCGAGAACGAGACGTCCTCCGAACGGCGCGAGCAATTGATCACGGATCTGTTGCTCGAAGAGATTCCGCGGCTCGCAGAGCGGCCTCTGGGGCTGCCCTTTCCACAGGACCGCGGCCTTGCCGGCCTCTGCCGGAAATTCCTGGAGGCGCCTTCGGCCAGCGCCAATATCGATCAATGGGCCGACAACCTCGGCATCAGCCGGCGCTCCTTCACGCGCTTCTTCCGGCGCGAGACGGGCATCAGCTTCGTCACCTGGCGTCAGCAGGCCTGCATCTTCGCATCGCTGCCGCGCATTGCCGATGGCGAGCCGATCACCACCGTCGCGCTCGATGCAGGCTATGAGAATGTGGCGGCCTTCACGACGATGTTTCGCCGTATGCTGGGTGCCCCGCCTAGTCTCTACCTGCGCGGCCGCGATCTCTGA
- the ubiA gene encoding 4-hydroxybenzoate octaprenyltransferase yields MNSSSVDSGRVHDAPSKNWVYRVLPRALWPYAQLARWDRPIGWQLLMWPCLWSAALAGGAAAALGSFSPARFLFHVILFVAGAIAMRGAGCTYNDIVDHEIDMEVARTRSRPLPSGRVTRAQAKVFMVLQALVGLVVLLQFNAFTVFLGIASLGLVAIYPFAKRFTDWPQFFLGLAFSWGAIMGWSAEFGSLSFAAVLLYAAAIAWTIGYDTIYAYQDREDDALIGVRSTARRFGDNPRPWLIGLYGLTILLMFLAFLAAGTGFFAHVGLVVAAVMLAYQILVLNIHDPEQCLALFKFNGVVGLIVFAGMVLALLPRLI; encoded by the coding sequence ATGAACAGCTCATCCGTCGATTCCGGCCGCGTGCACGATGCGCCGTCGAAGAACTGGGTCTACCGCGTGCTGCCGCGGGCGCTCTGGCCCTATGCGCAGCTCGCCCGTTGGGACCGGCCGATCGGCTGGCAGTTGCTGATGTGGCCCTGCCTCTGGTCTGCCGCGCTGGCAGGTGGCGCGGCAGCCGCACTCGGCAGCTTCTCCCCGGCTCGCTTCCTCTTCCACGTCATTCTTTTCGTTGCCGGGGCGATCGCCATGCGCGGCGCCGGCTGCACGTACAACGATATCGTCGATCACGAGATCGACATGGAGGTGGCCCGCACCCGTTCGCGGCCGCTGCCGTCCGGCCGCGTGACGCGCGCCCAGGCGAAGGTCTTCATGGTGCTGCAGGCCCTCGTGGGTCTCGTCGTCCTGCTGCAGTTCAACGCCTTCACCGTTTTTCTCGGCATCGCCTCGCTGGGGCTGGTGGCAATTTATCCATTCGCCAAACGCTTCACCGACTGGCCGCAGTTCTTCCTCGGCCTGGCATTTTCCTGGGGCGCCATCATGGGCTGGTCAGCGGAATTCGGCTCACTGTCCTTTGCCGCCGTCCTGCTCTACGCCGCGGCGATCGCCTGGACGATCGGCTACGATACGATCTATGCCTATCAGGACCGGGAAGACGACGCGTTGATCGGTGTGCGTTCGACGGCACGCCGTTTCGGCGACAACCCGCGGCCGTGGCTGATCGGACTTTACGGCCTGACCATCCTGCTGATGTTTCTTGCCTTCCTGGCGGCGGGCACCGGCTTCTTCGCCCATGTCGGGCTCGTCGTGGCGGCCGTCATGCTCGCCTATCAAATCCTGGTGCTGAACATCCACGATCCCGAGCAGTGTCTGGCGCTCTTCAAGTTCAACGGCGTCGTCGGGCTGATCGTCTTCGCCGGGATGGTGCTCGCGCTTCTCCCGCGCCTGATATGA